In Candidatus Eisenbacteria bacterium, a single window of DNA contains:
- a CDS encoding SUMF1/EgtB/PvdO family nonheme iron enzyme → MLGRRDLMFISLLLSFFAFSAGYADPEMVTVPAGTFLMGDGHSFCGETLHEVTLTRDFQLGRYEVTNQEYMEAVQWAYDNGYVTVTTTNVLDNLDGSTEALLKLTNYGSQIVFDGAGTFYLTETPYGLSGYPQGYDPSQHPVLEVTWYGAARYCDWLSLQAGLTRAYEHSGDWLCNGGDPYGAEGYRLPTDAEWEYAAQWDDEREFPWGNEAPDCNRLNFRPYPDCVGWTSPVGNYPEAPASLGLSDMAGNVWEWCNDWLLCDLGTSPATDPVGGPASDYRVYHGGSWSHAELYQYNAGRYANRPYYGIENVGLRIARTIDTSDVGDQSRLNTAPKLLEANRPNPFIRTTQIRYALPSSESLARVSIQIYDPAGRWITTLVDSHQGAGRYSATWDGRNPSGEPVAPGVYFINLQWNGMSETKRLILVR, encoded by the coding sequence ATGTTGGGCCGCAGAGATTTAATGTTCATCAGTTTATTGCTGTCCTTTTTCGCCTTCTCAGCCGGCTATGCCGATCCCGAGATGGTCACGGTTCCTGCCGGGACTTTCCTCATGGGTGACGGCCACTCCTTCTGCGGCGAAACTCTGCACGAAGTCACGCTCACACGGGATTTCCAACTCGGCCGGTATGAAGTCACCAACCAGGAATATATGGAAGCGGTCCAATGGGCTTATGACAATGGGTATGTGACGGTGACAACCACAAATGTGCTCGATAATTTGGATGGGAGTACAGAGGCCCTTCTGAAGCTGACGAACTACGGCAGTCAAATTGTATTCGATGGGGCCGGCACATTTTATTTGACCGAAACTCCCTACGGTCTGAGCGGCTACCCGCAAGGATATGATCCGTCCCAGCATCCCGTTTTGGAAGTGACCTGGTACGGCGCCGCGCGCTATTGCGATTGGCTGAGTTTGCAGGCCGGTTTGACGCGGGCTTATGAACATTCTGGTGATTGGCTCTGCAACGGGGGCGATCCGTATGGGGCTGAGGGATATCGACTTCCCACCGACGCTGAGTGGGAGTATGCGGCCCAATGGGATGATGAGCGTGAATTTCCCTGGGGGAATGAGGCGCCTGACTGCAATCGTCTGAATTTTAGACCCTATCCCGATTGTGTGGGTTGGACGTCGCCCGTCGGAAATTATCCGGAGGCGCCGGCATCGCTGGGACTCTCGGATATGGCCGGTAATGTTTGGGAGTGGTGCAATGATTGGCTGCTATGTGATCTGGGGACATCCCCTGCGACGGATCCTGTGGGAGGTCCGGCATCGGATTATCGCGTCTATCATGGTGGTTCTTGGTCACACGCTGAACTTTATCAATACAACGCGGGACGATATGCAAACCGCCCTTATTATGGGATAGAAAATGTCGGATTGCGGATTGCCCGGACGATCGATACATCGGATGTTGGTGATCAATCAAGATTGAATACAGCGCCCAAACTACTTGAAGCGAATAGACCCAATCCCTTCATCCGCACGACGCAAATCAGGTACGCGCTGCCATCCAGTGAGTCTCTTGCGAGGGTGTCGATACAGATTTACGATCCCGCGGGACGATGGATCACCACACTGGTTGATTCGCATCAGGGCGCCGGTCGCTACTCCGCCACATGGGATGGCCGGAACCCATCGGGTGAACCCGTCGCCCCAGGCGTCTACTTTATCAATCTTCAGTGGAACGGTATGTCGGAAACAAAGCGGCTGATTTTAGTGCGCTAA